A window from Aquabacterium sp. NJ1 encodes these proteins:
- a CDS encoding Fis family transcriptional regulator translates to MSKKNIQDCIRDNLDSYFHDLRGAEPNAVYDMVVNAVERPMLEVVMQRAEGNQSKAAEWLGINRNTLRRKLLEHKLIK, encoded by the coding sequence ATGAGCAAGAAGAACATCCAAGACTGCATCCGAGACAATCTGGACAGCTACTTCCACGATCTGCGTGGCGCCGAACCCAATGCCGTGTACGACATGGTCGTCAACGCGGTGGAGCGCCCCATGCTGGAGGTGGTGATGCAACGCGCCGAGGGCAACCAGTCCAAGGCCGCCGAATGGCTGGGCATCAACCGCAACACGCTGCGCCGCAAGCTGCTCGAGCACAAGCTCATCAAGTGA
- a CDS encoding PEP-CTERM sorting domain-containing protein (PEP-CTERM proteins occur, often in large numbers, in the proteomes of bacteria that also encode an exosortase, a predicted intramembrane cysteine proteinase. The presence of a PEP-CTERM domain at a protein's C-terminus predicts cleavage within the sorting domain, followed by covalent anchoring to some some component of the (usually Gram-negative) cell surface. Many PEP-CTERM proteins exhibit an unusual sequence composition that includes large numbers of potential glycosylation sites. Expression of one such protein has been shown restore the ability of a bacterium to form floc, a type of biofilm.), translating into MLSFKPALLATVLAASSLAAQATAVNLAANAQWQAFGVDSFSSLSSGTEWIDNNDSSAVGFGTPLSFTFTIVDGFVGQLTVVDASLAGDTFKVFSNGQLLGSTSSVPVQVYGSAPDVGYDYDAALQNSAFSRGVFTLGAGSYSITGALAQSLMIDDGMGGLSPLNATAGAVKLSVSAVPEPSSLALVFAALGVTWLVSRRTETR; encoded by the coding sequence ATGTTGTCCTTCAAACCCGCCTTGCTGGCCACCGTCCTGGCCGCATCGTCCCTGGCCGCTCAGGCCACGGCCGTCAACCTGGCTGCCAATGCGCAATGGCAGGCCTTTGGTGTCGACAGCTTCTCGTCGCTTTCTTCGGGCACCGAGTGGATCGACAACAACGACAGCAGTGCAGTCGGCTTCGGCACGCCGCTGTCGTTCACCTTCACCATTGTTGACGGCTTCGTGGGCCAGTTGACGGTGGTGGATGCCAGCCTGGCCGGCGACACCTTCAAGGTGTTCAGCAACGGCCAGCTGCTGGGCAGCACCAGCAGCGTGCCCGTGCAGGTGTACGGCAGCGCGCCTGATGTGGGTTATGACTATGACGCGGCCTTGCAGAACAGCGCTTTCAGCCGTGGTGTGTTCACCTTGGGTGCAGGCAGCTACAGCATCACCGGTGCGCTGGCCCAGTCCTTGATGATCGACGACGGCATGGGCGGCCTCAGCCCGCTCAATGCCACAGCCGGTGCCGTCAAGCTCAGCGTGAGCGCCGTGCCCGAGCCTTCTTCGCTGGCCCTCGTGTTCGCCGCCCTGGGCGTGACCTGGCTGGTGTCGCGTCGCACTGAAACGCGCTGA
- a CDS encoding YqaA family protein, whose product MEDALMAGVSALLHWLAIPEVGLGAIFVIAFVSATLLPMGSEPAVFGLVKLQPELFWPAILVATVGNTLGGGLTWWMGLAARQAADRVRHERGHGPELQPGHDTPADHRALRWLQRYGAPACLLSWLPVVGDPLCAVAGWLRLPFWPCLLYMGVGKFLRYLSMTAVLIHVI is encoded by the coding sequence ATGGAAGATGCATTGATGGCGGGGGTTTCCGCTTTGCTGCACTGGCTGGCCATCCCCGAGGTCGGGCTGGGTGCGATTTTCGTGATTGCCTTCGTGTCGGCCACGCTGCTGCCGATGGGCTCGGAGCCGGCGGTCTTTGGCCTGGTCAAGCTGCAGCCGGAGTTGTTCTGGCCGGCCATCCTCGTGGCCACGGTGGGCAACACCCTCGGTGGCGGGCTGACCTGGTGGATGGGGCTGGCTGCCCGGCAGGCGGCTGACCGCGTCCGGCATGAGCGAGGGCATGGGCCCGAGCTGCAACCCGGGCACGATACTCCGGCGGATCACCGCGCCCTGCGGTGGTTGCAACGTTATGGGGCGCCCGCCTGCCTCTTGTCCTGGCTACCTGTGGTGGGCGACCCGCTGTGTGCCGTGGCCGGCTGGTTGCGCCTGCCGTTCTGGCCCTGCCTGCTCTACATGGGTGTCGGCAAATTCCTGCGCTACCTGAGCATGACCGCCGTCCTCATCCATGTGATCTGA
- the argB gene encoding acetylglutamate kinase translates to MTASTHLPQSDSVASIAPRDKAEILAQALPYIRKFHGKTIVIKYGGNAMTDPELQADFAEDVVLLKLVGLNPVVVHGGGPQIDAALNKIGKKGQFIQGMRVTDEETMEVVEWVLAGEVQQDIVGLINAAGGKAVGLTGRDGGMIRARKLKLIDLEDPTKEHDVGSVGEIEAIDPSVVKALQDDQFIPVISPIGFGEHNESYNINADLVASKLAEILKAEKLMLLTNIKGVLDKQGNLLTDLTARRIDELVADGTISGGMLPKIAGALDAAKSGVNAVHIVDGRVPHAMLLEILTESAYGTMIRSH, encoded by the coding sequence ATGACCGCCTCCACCCACCTGCCGCAATCCGACTCCGTTGCCAGCATCGCCCCGCGTGACAAGGCCGAGATCCTGGCCCAGGCGCTGCCCTACATCCGCAAGTTCCACGGCAAGACCATCGTCATCAAGTACGGCGGCAACGCCATGACCGACCCGGAGCTGCAGGCCGACTTCGCCGAAGACGTGGTGCTGCTCAAGCTGGTGGGCCTCAACCCGGTGGTGGTGCACGGCGGTGGCCCGCAGATCGATGCGGCGCTCAACAAGATCGGCAAGAAGGGGCAGTTCATCCAGGGCATGCGTGTCACCGACGAAGAAACCATGGAAGTGGTCGAGTGGGTGCTGGCCGGTGAAGTGCAGCAAGACATCGTCGGCCTGATCAACGCCGCAGGTGGCAAGGCCGTGGGCCTGACGGGCCGTGACGGCGGCATGATCCGCGCGCGCAAGCTCAAGCTGATCGATCTGGAAGACCCGACCAAGGAGCACGATGTGGGTTCGGTCGGCGAGATCGAGGCCATCGACCCCAGCGTGGTCAAGGCCCTGCAGGATGACCAGTTCATCCCCGTCATCAGCCCCATCGGCTTTGGCGAGCACAACGAGAGCTACAACATCAACGCCGACCTGGTGGCGTCCAAGCTGGCCGAGATCCTCAAGGCTGAAAAGCTCATGCTGCTCACCAACATCAAGGGTGTGCTGGACAAACAAGGCAACTTGCTGACGGACCTGACCGCGCGCCGCATCGACGAGCTGGTCGCCGACGGCACCATCAGCGGCGGCATGCTGCCCAAGATCGCCGGTGCCCTGGATGCTGCCAAGAGCGGCGTCAACGCGGTGCACATCGTGGACGGCCGCGTGCCGCACGCCATGCTGCTGGAGATCCTGACGGAGTCGGCTTACGGCACCATGATCCGTAGTCATTGA
- the dusB gene encoding tRNA dihydrouridine synthase DusB codes for MSTSALPTSTLMVGSIELPNRLFVAPMAGVTDRPFRMLCKRLGAGYAVSEMVTSRKDLWHSLKTSRRANHEGETAPISVQIAGTDAAMMAEAAAYNIDRGAQIIDINMGCPAKKVCNKWAGSALMQDEALALAIVEAVVAACAPHKVPVTLKMRTGWSQQNKNAVRIARAAESAGVAMLTVHGRTREQGYKGQAEYDTIAAVKAAVKVPVVANGDITTPEKAELVLKLTGADAIMVGRAAQGRPWIFGDIAHYLATGTHRARPLTLQVRQWLVEHLHEHYGLYGEFAGVRTARKHIGWAVRALPGGEDFRAHMNTLDSIDSQIQAVTHFFDELSLHHDRLPDAAPAIDEEDNAHEDSAASCAAN; via the coding sequence ATGTCCACCTCCGCCCTTCCCACCAGCACGCTGATGGTCGGCTCGATCGAGCTGCCCAACCGCCTGTTCGTGGCGCCGATGGCCGGGGTGACGGACCGCCCCTTCCGCATGCTGTGCAAGCGCCTGGGCGCGGGCTACGCCGTCAGCGAGATGGTGACCTCGCGCAAGGACCTGTGGCACAGCCTGAAGACCTCGCGCCGCGCCAACCACGAGGGTGAAACCGCCCCGATCTCGGTGCAGATCGCCGGCACGGATGCGGCCATGATGGCCGAGGCGGCCGCCTACAACATCGACCGTGGCGCCCAGATCATCGACATCAACATGGGTTGCCCCGCCAAGAAGGTGTGCAACAAGTGGGCGGGCTCGGCCCTGATGCAGGACGAGGCCCTGGCACTGGCGATCGTGGAAGCCGTGGTGGCCGCCTGCGCGCCGCACAAGGTGCCCGTGACCCTGAAGATGCGCACGGGCTGGAGCCAGCAAAACAAGAACGCCGTGCGCATTGCCCGCGCGGCCGAGAGCGCCGGCGTGGCCATGCTGACTGTGCACGGCCGCACGCGCGAGCAGGGCTACAAAGGCCAGGCCGAGTACGACACGATCGCCGCCGTCAAGGCCGCGGTGAAGGTGCCCGTGGTGGCCAATGGCGACATCACCACGCCCGAGAAGGCCGAGCTGGTGCTCAAGCTCACCGGTGCGGACGCCATCATGGTGGGCCGCGCCGCGCAGGGCCGCCCCTGGATCTTCGGAGACATCGCCCACTACCTGGCCACGGGTACGCACCGTGCCCGGCCCCTGACCCTGCAGGTCAGGCAGTGGCTGGTCGAGCACCTGCACGAACACTATGGTTTGTACGGCGAATTCGCCGGCGTGCGCACGGCACGCAAACACATCGGCTGGGCGGTGCGCGCCCTGCCCGGTGGGGAGGATTTCCGTGCCCACATGAACACCCTGGACAGCATCGACAGCCAGATCCAGGCCGTGACCCATTTCTTCGACGAACTCAGCCTGCACCACGACCGCCTGCCGGACGCGGCGCCCGCCATCGACGAAGAAGACAACGCCCACGAGGACAGCGCAGCCTCGTGTGCCGCGAATTGA
- a CDS encoding copper-binding protein, which translates to MKLNFARPLARQLAGLMLGLGVAVAAAAQPVDGEVMRIDQEAGKITLKHGEIKNLDIPAMQMAFRVADPNWLKTLQVHDKVRFSADKVGGQFTITAIEVRK; encoded by the coding sequence GTGAAACTGAACTTTGCCCGCCCACTTGCTCGCCAACTTGCCGGCCTGATGCTGGGACTTGGTGTGGCCGTGGCTGCCGCGGCCCAGCCTGTTGATGGCGAAGTCATGCGCATCGACCAGGAAGCCGGCAAGATCACCCTCAAGCACGGCGAGATCAAGAACCTGGACATCCCCGCCATGCAGATGGCCTTCCGGGTGGCTGACCCCAACTGGCTCAAGACCTTGCAGGTGCATGACAAGGTCCGGTTTTCTGCGGACAAGGTGGGCGGCCAGTTCACCATCACCGCGATCGAAGTGCGCAAATAA
- a CDS encoding esterase-like activity of phytase family protein has translation MRFALSPVAARLASVFVLTTAMGSAHAAFELIGIGSLGGTSDLSGLTGTLENGNAANILGGMGSGLAWAGDNTFLALPDRGPNAAAYTGGAAVDNTTSYIARFNTISMNVTATPSAVPAGTLPYTVTPTLQSTTLLWSSTPLNYGSTAGLASGVPGINADGKYYFTGRSDGFVAGTSGNPNNARLDPESIRVSKDGKSVFVSDEYGPYVYQFDRSTGERIRSFTLPTNLAVTNQSAIGANEISGNTVGRVANKGMEGLAISPDGTKLYGIMQSSLLQDGGDTSAGKTNRIVEIDIATGNTKEYAVSNQIGTKGYNNSELVAINDHTLAFLPRDGKGLGDGTSAVIKQMWSIDLNGAADVTALSGDAALQGQLLAKTQLVDFVALLKAAGFADTQIPSKLEGLSFGADLVEGGTTYHTLLLANDNDFVPGVAGDNKFFMFRFTDADLLAKGVSGGLQMQSINAVPEPESYALALMGLGLIGLVRRRRA, from the coding sequence ATGCGTTTCGCCTTGAGCCCTGTGGCTGCCCGTCTGGCCAGCGTTTTCGTTCTCACCACGGCCATGGGGTCTGCCCATGCGGCATTCGAATTGATCGGCATTGGTTCGCTGGGCGGCACCAGCGACCTCTCGGGCCTGACCGGCACGCTGGAGAACGGCAACGCCGCCAACATCCTCGGTGGGATGGGCTCGGGCCTGGCCTGGGCTGGCGACAACACCTTCCTGGCCTTGCCTGATCGCGGCCCCAACGCCGCGGCCTACACCGGCGGCGCGGCGGTGGACAACACCACCTCCTACATCGCCCGCTTCAACACCATCAGCATGAACGTCACGGCCACGCCGTCGGCGGTCCCTGCTGGCACGCTGCCTTACACGGTCACCCCGACGCTGCAGAGCACCACCTTGTTGTGGAGCAGCACGCCCTTGAACTACGGCAGCACCGCGGGCCTGGCCAGCGGCGTGCCCGGCATCAATGCCGACGGCAAGTACTACTTCACCGGCCGCTCCGACGGTTTTGTGGCCGGTACCTCGGGCAACCCCAACAATGCGCGCCTGGACCCGGAATCCATCCGTGTCTCCAAGGATGGCAAGAGCGTGTTCGTGTCCGATGAATACGGCCCCTACGTCTACCAGTTCGACCGCAGCACCGGTGAGCGCATCCGCTCGTTCACGCTGCCCACCAACCTGGCGGTGACCAACCAGAGCGCCATCGGCGCCAACGAGATCAGCGGCAACACCGTGGGCCGCGTGGCCAACAAGGGCATGGAAGGCCTGGCCATCAGCCCGGACGGCACCAAGCTCTACGGCATCATGCAAAGCTCCCTGCTGCAAGACGGTGGCGACACCTCGGCCGGCAAGACCAACCGCATCGTCGAAATCGACATCGCCACCGGCAACACCAAGGAATACGCCGTCAGCAACCAGATCGGCACCAAGGGCTACAACAACAGCGAGCTCGTGGCCATCAACGACCACACGCTGGCCTTCCTGCCGCGTGACGGCAAGGGCCTGGGCGATGGCACCAGCGCCGTCATCAAGCAGATGTGGTCCATCGACCTCAATGGTGCAGCCGATGTCACCGCGCTGAGTGGCGATGCCGCCTTGCAGGGGCAACTGCTGGCCAAGACCCAGTTGGTGGATTTCGTCGCCTTGCTCAAGGCCGCCGGTTTTGCCGACACGCAGATCCCCTCCAAGCTGGAAGGCCTGTCCTTCGGGGCCGACCTGGTCGAGGGTGGCACGACCTACCACACCCTGCTGCTGGCCAATGACAACGACTTCGTGCCCGGCGTGGCCGGTGACAACAAGTTCTTCATGTTCCGCTTCACCGATGCCGACCTGCTGGCCAAGGGCGTGAGCGGTGGCCTGCAGATGCAGAGCATCAATGCCGTGCCCGAGCCCGAGAGCTATGCCCTGGCCTTGATGGGCCTGGGCCTGATCGGCCTGGTGCGTCGCCGCCGCGCCTGA
- a CDS encoding pyrimidine 5'-nucleotidase, with product MHPDSPIWLFDLDNTLHDASRAVFWRLNGSMTDYIEQQLGLPRDEADRLRIHYWRRYGATLLGLERHHGIRAAHFLAQTHVLPGLEAQLHMPPADRAALRRLPGRKFLLTNAPAEYAKRVLTALDLASCFEGVIAIEGMRVFGDLRPKPDARMLRVVLARYKLPASRCILVEDTVANLKSARRVGLQTVWMQHYLRHNPHGPEVGIHLHGRPPAVCVRIKKLRALHAWRRHGTTGA from the coding sequence ATGCATCCGGATTCGCCCATCTGGTTATTTGATCTGGACAACACCCTGCACGACGCCAGCCGTGCGGTGTTCTGGCGGCTCAATGGTTCGATGACCGATTACATCGAACAGCAACTGGGCCTGCCGCGTGATGAGGCCGATCGCCTGCGCATCCATTACTGGCGGCGTTATGGCGCCACCTTGCTGGGCCTGGAGCGCCACCATGGCATCCGGGCTGCGCACTTTCTGGCGCAAACGCATGTGCTGCCGGGGCTGGAGGCGCAGCTGCACATGCCGCCCGCCGACCGCGCCGCGCTGCGCCGCCTGCCTGGCCGCAAGTTCCTGCTGACCAACGCGCCTGCCGAGTACGCCAAGCGCGTGCTGACCGCGCTGGACCTGGCCTCGTGCTTTGAAGGTGTGATCGCCATCGAAGGCATGCGTGTCTTTGGCGACCTTCGCCCCAAGCCGGATGCCCGCATGCTGCGCGTGGTGCTGGCGCGCTACAAGCTGCCGGCCTCACGCTGCATCCTGGTCGAAGACACCGTGGCCAACCTCAAGAGCGCCCGCCGCGTGGGGCTGCAAACCGTGTGGATGCAGCACTACCTGCGCCACAACCCGCACGGGCCCGAAGTGGGCATTCACCTGCACGGCCGCCCGCCTGCTGTCTGTGTCAGAATCAAAAAGCTCAGGGCACTGCACGCTTGGAGACGACATGGCACCACAGGGGCTTGA
- the slmA gene encoding nucleoid occlusion factor SlmA: MAPQGLDDPDKDAPDGAPAAPARKRPKPGERRVQILQALATMLEQPDADRITTAALAARLSVSEAALYRHFASKAQMFEALIEFIEQSIFTLANQIAEREADPTVQIQRILSMVLQFAEKNPGMTRVIVGDVLVFEHERLSARMNQFLDRLESLLRQSYKALAEARGSMSPTVDAQVGASLAVSFVLGRLQRFARTGFKRSPTEHLASTLQHLFMA; the protein is encoded by the coding sequence ATGGCACCACAGGGGCTTGATGACCCAGACAAGGACGCACCAGATGGTGCGCCTGCGGCCCCCGCGCGCAAGCGCCCCAAGCCGGGGGAGCGGCGCGTGCAGATCCTGCAAGCCCTGGCCACCATGCTGGAGCAACCCGACGCCGACCGCATCACCACGGCCGCCCTGGCCGCGCGCCTGTCGGTGAGCGAGGCCGCCTTGTACCGCCACTTCGCGAGCAAGGCGCAGATGTTCGAGGCGCTGATCGAGTTCATCGAGCAGTCCATCTTCACGCTGGCCAACCAGATCGCCGAGCGCGAGGCCGACCCGACCGTGCAGATCCAGCGCATCCTGTCCATGGTGCTGCAGTTCGCCGAGAAGAACCCGGGCATGACGCGCGTGATCGTGGGCGATGTGCTGGTGTTCGAGCACGAGCGCCTGTCCGCGCGCATGAACCAGTTCCTTGACCGGCTGGAGTCCCTGCTGCGGCAAAGCTACAAGGCCCTGGCCGAGGCACGTGGCTCGATGTCGCCCACGGTGGACGCCCAGGTGGGCGCCTCGCTGGCCGTCAGCTTTGTGCTCGGGCGCCTGCAGCGCTTTGCACGCACCGGCTTCAAGCGTTCACCCACCGAACACCTGGCCAGCACGCTGCAGCACCTGTTCATGGCCTGA
- a CDS encoding OmpW family protein, producing the protein MKTSFFQLNARAVLCAVACGVIPFAASAQTYTFKIGAGRIDPRATSSDLEGTLPAANPLRATYGLGVPTGLQMEVQPKSTLLFSIERAFNDHWGVELVLGVPPKHDVKLRINDASKLAPAGYGALSSIPTASYGLFATTNNQVVATVKEVAPTVFFNYKFGEATSALRPYVGVGVNYTHFKADATQTGTNFYTDGPVKIELTDSFGLAFQTGVNYKFDKNWLLSAGWSTAAVKNNMTISTNTSRQTASYRFHPSVFSLMVGYSY; encoded by the coding sequence ATGAAAACATCCTTCTTCCAGCTGAACGCTCGTGCGGTTTTGTGTGCGGTCGCTTGCGGCGTGATCCCGTTTGCCGCCTCGGCTCAGACCTATACCTTCAAGATCGGCGCTGGCCGGATTGACCCGCGCGCGACCAGCAGTGATCTGGAAGGTACCTTGCCTGCGGCCAATCCCTTGCGCGCCACCTACGGTCTCGGCGTGCCGACCGGCTTGCAAATGGAAGTGCAGCCCAAGTCGACATTGCTGTTCAGCATCGAGCGCGCTTTCAACGACCACTGGGGCGTTGAGCTGGTATTGGGCGTTCCCCCCAAGCATGACGTGAAGCTGCGCATCAATGACGCGTCCAAGCTGGCTCCGGCCGGTTATGGCGCGTTGAGCAGCATCCCCACCGCCAGCTACGGCTTGTTTGCCACGACCAACAACCAGGTGGTGGCCACCGTCAAGGAAGTTGCGCCCACGGTGTTCTTCAATTACAAGTTTGGCGAGGCAACCAGTGCGTTGCGCCCCTATGTGGGCGTGGGGGTGAACTACACCCATTTCAAAGCCGATGCCACGCAGACCGGTACCAATTTCTACACCGATGGTCCGGTCAAGATCGAGTTGACCGACTCTTTCGGTTTGGCCTTCCAGACTGGCGTCAACTACAAGTTCGACAAGAACTGGCTGCTCAGCGCGGGCTGGTCGACAGCGGCGGTCAAGAACAACATGACCATTTCGACCAACACGAGCAGGCAGACGGCTTCCTACCGCTTCCACCCCTCCGTGTTCTCGCTGATGGTGGGTTACAGCTACTGA
- the purH gene encoding bifunctional phosphoribosylaminoimidazolecarboxamide formyltransferase/IMP cyclohydrolase encodes MALTALLSVSDKTGIVEFAQALHAQGVRLLSTGGTAKLLAEKGLPVTEVSEVTGFPEMLDGRVKTLHPRVHGGILARRDLPEHMAALKQHGIETIDMLVVNLYPFAQATAKADCTLENAIENIDIGGPTMLRAAAKNWQDVAVIIDPVDYEQVLSEMKAEGITRSTKFMLAKKVFAHTAAYDGMITNYLTSLEAGSELKTEAVPAKEAYPAVFNLQLHKVQGMRYGENPHQSAAFYREASPVVSTLANWTQIQGKELSFNNIADADAAWECVKAFEVPACVIIKHANPCGVAIGAGPLEAYSKALKTDPTSAFGGIMAFNRTVDADVIEAINANKQFVEVVIAPKFTDAARAAYASKQNVRLLEVPLTDATRGLSNALDFKRVGGGMLLQSADNIDLVGDVKVVSKLQPTEQQMKDMLFAWTVARFVKSNAIVFCKDGMTMGVGAGQMSRLDSARIASIKAGHAGLTLQGTAVASDAFFPFRDGLDVVVDAGATCVIHPGGSMRDDEVIAAADERGIAMVFTGTRHFRH; translated from the coding sequence ATGGCTTTGACCGCCTTGCTGTCCGTGTCCGACAAGACCGGCATCGTTGAATTTGCCCAGGCCCTGCATGCCCAGGGCGTGCGCCTGCTGTCCACCGGCGGCACCGCCAAGCTGCTGGCCGAAAAGGGCCTGCCCGTGACCGAGGTGTCGGAAGTGACCGGCTTCCCCGAGATGCTGGACGGCCGCGTCAAGACCCTGCACCCGCGCGTGCACGGTGGCATCCTGGCCCGTCGTGACCTGCCCGAGCACATGGCCGCCCTGAAGCAGCACGGCATCGAGACCATCGACATGCTGGTGGTCAACCTCTACCCCTTCGCGCAAGCCACCGCCAAGGCCGACTGCACGCTGGAAAACGCCATCGAGAACATCGACATCGGCGGCCCCACCATGCTGCGCGCCGCTGCCAAGAACTGGCAGGACGTGGCCGTGATCATCGACCCGGTGGACTACGAACAAGTGCTGTCGGAAATGAAGGCCGAGGGCATCACCCGTTCGACCAAGTTCATGCTGGCCAAGAAGGTGTTCGCCCACACCGCCGCCTACGACGGCATGATCACCAACTACCTGACCTCGCTGGAAGCCGGCTCGGAACTGAAGACCGAAGCCGTGCCAGCCAAGGAAGCCTACCCCGCCGTGTTCAACCTGCAGCTGCACAAGGTGCAGGGCATGCGTTACGGCGAGAACCCGCACCAGTCGGCGGCCTTCTACCGTGAAGCTTCGCCCGTGGTCAGCACGCTGGCCAACTGGACGCAGATTCAAGGCAAGGAGCTGTCCTTCAACAACATTGCTGATGCCGATGCGGCCTGGGAATGCGTGAAGGCTTTTGAAGTGCCGGCCTGCGTGATCATCAAGCACGCCAACCCCTGTGGCGTGGCCATCGGTGCCGGCCCGCTGGAGGCCTATTCCAAGGCGCTCAAGACCGACCCGACCTCGGCCTTTGGCGGCATCATGGCCTTCAACCGCACGGTGGACGCCGATGTGATCGAGGCCATCAACGCCAACAAGCAGTTCGTGGAAGTGGTGATCGCACCCAAGTTCACGGACGCTGCCCGCGCTGCCTACGCTTCGAAGCAAAACGTGCGGCTGCTGGAAGTGCCTTTGACGGACGCCACACGCGGCCTGTCCAACGCGCTGGACTTCAAGCGCGTGGGCGGCGGCATGCTGCTGCAATCGGCTGACAACATCGACCTGGTCGGCGACGTCAAGGTGGTGTCCAAGCTGCAGCCCACAGAGCAGCAGATGAAGGACATGCTGTTTGCCTGGACCGTGGCCCGCTTCGTCAAGAGCAATGCCATCGTGTTCTGCAAGGACGGCATGACCATGGGCGTGGGTGCCGGCCAGATGAGCCGCCTGGACTCGGCCCGCATCGCCTCGATCAAGGCGGGCCACGCTGGTTTGACGCTGCAAGGCACGGCCGTGGCGTCGGACGCCTTCTTCCCGTTCCGCGACGGCCTGGATGTGGTGGTCGATGCGGGCGCGACCTGCGTGATCCACCCGGGTGGCTCGATGCGCGATGACGAAGTGATCGCCGCTGCGGACGAGCGCGGCATCGCCATGGTGTTCACGGGCACGCGCCACTTCCGTCACTGA